In one window of Chitinophagales bacterium DNA:
- a CDS encoding acetyl-CoA C-acyltransferase — translation MKTAYIIDAVRTPIGRYGGRLNSVRPDDMLALMISALVKRNPNVDVHQIEDVIAGAANQAGEDNRDVARMAALLAGLPVTVGGNTVNRLCASGLQAIMDAARAIQCGEGMFYIAGGVESMTRAPFVTAKSDGAWSRKVETYDTTIGWRFTNKKLAELYHPYSMGETAENVARQWNISRADQDMFAMQSQEKYAAALAAGKWADELIPVEITENKEPTIIDIDEHPRQTSLEKLAALKPAFAKDGSVTAGNSSGINDGAAAVLLASEEAVKLFNLKPLARVAGMGIAGVDPSIMGIGPVPASQKALQRAGLNVNQLDQVELNEAFAAQALACMRDLQLDPSKVNVNGGAIALGHPLGCSGSRITATLLHEMRRSKSRYGLATMCVGVGQGAAIVYEGLS, via the coding sequence ATGAAAACTGCCTACATCATTGATGCCGTAAGAACACCAATTGGTCGCTATGGTGGCCGTTTAAACTCTGTTCGTCCCGATGATATGTTAGCCTTGATGATCAGTGCTTTGGTGAAGCGTAATCCCAATGTTGATGTGCATCAGATTGAAGATGTGATTGCCGGCGCAGCCAACCAGGCTGGTGAGGATAACCGTGATGTGGCGCGTATGGCCGCTTTATTGGCCGGCTTACCGGTAACAGTGGGTGGTAATACGGTGAATCGTTTGTGCGCTAGTGGACTGCAGGCCATTATGGATGCAGCAAGAGCCATTCAATGCGGAGAAGGCATGTTTTATATAGCAGGTGGCGTGGAAAGTATGACGCGTGCACCTTTCGTAACGGCCAAAAGTGATGGTGCCTGGAGCCGAAAGGTCGAGACCTATGATACCACAATTGGCTGGCGTTTTACCAATAAGAAATTAGCTGAGTTGTACCATCCTTATAGTATGGGTGAAACAGCAGAGAATGTTGCTCGTCAGTGGAATATTAGTCGGGCTGATCAGGATATGTTTGCCATGCAATCACAGGAAAAATATGCTGCTGCCTTAGCTGCTGGTAAGTGGGCGGATGAACTGATTCCTGTAGAGATTACCGAAAACAAGGAGCCAACCATTATAGATATAGATGAGCATCCGCGCCAGACCAGTCTGGAAAAGCTGGCAGCATTAAAACCTGCATTCGCAAAAGATGGTTCTGTAACGGCTGGTAATTCAAGTGGTATCAATGATGGTGCTGCGGCTGTTTTATTAGCCAGTGAAGAAGCCGTTAAATTATTTAACCTTAAACCCCTTGCGAGAGTAGCGGGCATGGGTATTGCCGGAGTTGACCCTTCGATAATGGGTATTGGTCCGGTACCTGCATCGCAGAAAGCATTACAACGTGCTGGCTTAAACGTTAATCAGCTAGATCAAGTAGAATTGAATGAGGCTTTTGCTGCACAGGCTTTGGCTTGTATGCGTGATCTGCAATTAGATCCATCCAAAGTGAATGTGAATGGTGGTGCTATTGCACTGGGTCATCCTTTGGGATGCAGTGGTAGTAGAATCACTGCTACTTTACTCCATGAAATGCGCAGAAGCAAATCCCGCTACGGATTGGCTACTATGTGTGTAGGGGTGGGGCAGGGTGCTGCTATTGTGTATGAAGGATTGTCGTAA
- a CDS encoding FIST C-terminal domain-containing protein yields MKLRKQLFTDHWETLTEQAGFDSQKAQLVLAFGDTAKIVLPEQLAYLRESYPNAAIAFASTSGEIASNNVYDHSIVALAIWLEKSNVVTVETDVREHESSFEAGIFLRNAFPEKNLKNIFVLSDGTLVNGSELVQGLNHPGANEVLITGGLAGDADRFEQTFTGLNAIPQAGKIVAIGFYGDALEVSSGSLGGWDEFGPERIITGSDKNVLHSIDHKNALELYKEYLGPFKNELPGSALLFPLSISGENQEQKLVRTILSIDEVLGTMTFAGNMPVGSKVRLMKANFDKIIDASASVAKRILDKKSSPELAILISCVGRKLILRDRAYEEIVAAKHILGENVLITGFYSYGEISPATDITLACELHNQTMTITTFREV; encoded by the coding sequence ATGAAGCTGAGAAAACAACTATTCACAGATCATTGGGAAACCTTAACTGAACAAGCAGGTTTCGATTCACAAAAAGCTCAATTGGTATTGGCATTTGGTGACACAGCTAAAATTGTGCTTCCTGAACAATTGGCATACTTACGCGAATCCTACCCAAATGCAGCCATTGCATTTGCCTCTACTTCCGGTGAAATTGCATCAAACAATGTGTACGATCACTCGATTGTTGCATTAGCCATCTGGTTAGAAAAATCCAATGTGGTTACTGTTGAAACAGATGTACGCGAACATGAGAGCAGTTTTGAAGCAGGTATTTTCCTAAGAAATGCCTTTCCTGAAAAAAACCTGAAGAACATCTTTGTACTGAGTGATGGTACATTAGTGAATGGAAGCGAGCTGGTCCAGGGACTCAATCATCCCGGAGCAAATGAAGTACTGATTACTGGCGGACTAGCGGGCGATGCAGACAGATTTGAACAAACATTTACAGGCTTAAACGCCATTCCACAGGCAGGAAAGATTGTCGCCATTGGATTTTATGGCGATGCACTGGAAGTTAGCAGCGGCTCTTTGGGTGGCTGGGATGAATTTGGACCAGAACGCATCATTACTGGCTCAGATAAAAACGTACTGCATTCTATCGATCATAAAAATGCATTAGAGTTATACAAAGAATATCTGGGCCCATTCAAAAATGAACTACCTGGTTCAGCCTTATTGTTTCCCCTGAGCATCTCGGGAGAAAATCAGGAGCAAAAACTCGTCAGAACCATACTAAGCATTGATGAAGTATTGGGCACAATGACTTTCGCAGGCAATATGCCTGTAGGCAGTAAAGTGCGTTTGATGAAAGCCAACTTCGATAAAATCATTGATGCATCTGCCAGTGTTGCTAAACGAATTTTAGACAAAAAAAGCTCCCCAGAGCTAGCTATACTCATCAGTTGTGTAGGCAGAAAACTCATCCTGCGCGACAGAGCTTACGAGGAAATTGTTGCGGCCAAACATATATTGGGTGAAAATGTACTGATTACAGGCTTCTATTCCTACGGAGAGATATCTCCCGCCACGGACATTACACTTGCCTGTGAATTGCATAATCAAACCATGACCATTACCACATTCAGAGAAGTATAG
- a CDS encoding amidohydrolase family protein, with protein sequence MKKLLLGLMLLMVSYNYAQRTLIHCGQLVDVKQLSVLKEMTIVVQGKQIVDVQKGFTAAQQGDQVIDLKQRTVMPGLIDMHVHMEDETSPTKYIDGFTLNPADYAFKSVVFAERTLMAGFTSVRDLGGSGVNISLRNAIAKGMIKGPRVFTAGKAIGTTGGHADPTNNYRKDLMGDPGPANGVVNGVDDCRKAVRQRYKDGSDCIKITASGGVLSMAKSGENPQFTQEEIEAIVATAKDYGFKVAAHCHGAEAMKRAVLGGVNSIEHGTYMTEEVMGLMKQKGTYLVPTITAGKSTADSAKKPGYYPEIVAAKALVVGNFIQGTFSKAYKAGVKIAFGTDAGVFSHGKNWMEFVYMHEAGMPMIEAIRAATLSAADLLGADQIGVIEKGKLADIVAVEGDPINDPKAMANMKFVMKEGQVYKR encoded by the coding sequence ATGAAAAAACTCCTTTTGGGGCTGATGCTCCTCATGGTTAGCTACAATTATGCCCAGCGTACACTCATTCACTGTGGTCAGCTCGTGGATGTAAAGCAATTGTCAGTGTTAAAAGAAATGACCATTGTAGTGCAAGGCAAACAGATTGTGGATGTGCAGAAAGGATTTACTGCTGCTCAGCAGGGCGATCAGGTGATAGACCTGAAACAAAGAACTGTAATGCCCGGTTTGATTGATATGCATGTGCATATGGAAGATGAAACCAGTCCTACCAAATACATTGATGGATTTACCTTGAACCCTGCTGATTACGCATTCAAATCGGTAGTCTTTGCAGAACGCACCTTAATGGCAGGCTTTACTTCTGTACGTGATCTGGGTGGTAGTGGCGTGAATATCTCCTTACGTAATGCCATTGCCAAAGGCATGATCAAAGGCCCAAGGGTTTTTACTGCAGGTAAAGCTATTGGTACAACGGGTGGTCATGCAGATCCTACGAATAATTATCGCAAAGATTTGATGGGTGATCCTGGTCCGGCCAATGGGGTAGTGAATGGTGTGGATGATTGTAGAAAAGCAGTGCGCCAGCGATATAAAGATGGTAGCGATTGTATCAAGATTACTGCAAGTGGCGGCGTATTGAGTATGGCGAAGAGCGGAGAAAACCCACAATTCACGCAGGAAGAAATTGAGGCAATTGTGGCTACAGCAAAGGATTATGGATTTAAAGTAGCTGCGCATTGCCATGGAGCTGAAGCCATGAAGCGTGCGGTATTGGGTGGTGTAAACTCTATTGAGCATGGTACTTACATGACTGAAGAAGTGATGGGCTTGATGAAGCAGAAAGGCACTTATCTGGTTCCTACTATTACTGCAGGAAAATCCACAGCTGACTCAGCAAAAAAGCCCGGTTATTATCCGGAGATTGTTGCTGCTAAGGCATTGGTGGTGGGCAATTTCATTCAGGGCACTTTTTCGAAAGCGTATAAAGCGGGCGTGAAGATTGCCTTCGGTACGGATGCGGGTGTATTCTCTCATGGAAAGAACTGGATGGAGTTTGTGTATATGCATGAAGCAGGTATGCCGATGATAGAGGCGATTCGTGCGGCAACTTTGTCTGCAGCAGATTTATTAGGTGCTGATCAGATTGGCGTGATTGAAAAAGGGAAGTTGGCAGATATCGTAGCTGTTGAAGGCGATCCGATCAATGACCCTAAAGCAATGGCAAATATGAAGTTTGTGATGAAAGAAGGGCAGGTGTATAAACGTTAA
- a CDS encoding peroxiredoxin, with the protein MSLRLGDIAPNFQAQTTAGPIDFYEYLGNGWGVLFSHPADYTPVCTTELGKTALLQEEFARRNVKVLAVSVDGLDKHHGWIHDINETQHVSVDFPIIADENRIVAGLYDMIHPNASETFTVRSLFIIGPDKKVKLIITYPASTGRNFYEVLRVIDSLQLTANYSVATPADWKDGEDVIVVPAVSTEDAIQKFPKGVKVVKPYLRYTPQPNKG; encoded by the coding sequence ATGAGTTTACGATTAGGCGATATCGCGCCGAATTTTCAGGCGCAGACAACAGCTGGTCCCATTGATTTTTATGAATACCTCGGTAATGGTTGGGGTGTGTTGTTTTCGCATCCTGCCGACTATACGCCTGTGTGTACTACAGAATTGGGTAAAACGGCGCTGCTGCAGGAAGAGTTTGCCAGAAGAAATGTAAAAGTGCTGGCTGTAAGTGTGGATGGTTTGGATAAGCACCATGGCTGGATTCATGATATCAACGAAACACAGCATGTGTCTGTTGATTTTCCCATCATCGCAGATGAAAACCGCATTGTGGCTGGTTTGTATGATATGATCCATCCCAATGCTTCTGAAACTTTCACTGTTCGTTCCTTATTTATCATCGGTCCCGATAAGAAAGTAAAGTTGATCATCACTTATCCGGCATCTACCGGCAGAAACTTTTATGAAGTGCTGCGCGTGATTGATTCTTTACAACTGACGGCGAATTACAGTGTGGCTACGCCAGCCGATTGGAAAGATGGCGAAGATGTGATTGTTGTACCAGCTGTAAGTACCGAAGATGCGATTCAAAAATTTCCGAAGGGGGTGAAGGTGGTGAAACCCTATTTGCGGTATACACCACAGCCAAATAAAGGCTAG
- a CDS encoding RluA family pseudouridine synthase, translating to MVLPKPEIIFSNEDFIAVNKPSGLLSIPDRLGQEVSLKILLEASYGKIYTVHRLDKDTSGLILFALNEQAHKTLSALFEGRTINKQYLGLVTGRLMHTSGSIDAPIMEHPAQNGTMITHQKGKPSLTDYTLLEQFQQYAWVQFRIHTGRTHQIRVHMKHIGHSIVGDALYGDGKFLYLSQLKKNFKLSKKELDERPILGRLGLHAFSISFTYKDQLLQLEAPLPKDLHASLQQLRKLQKK from the coding sequence ATGGTATTGCCGAAGCCTGAAATCATTTTTTCCAACGAGGATTTTATTGCTGTCAACAAACCTTCTGGTCTTTTATCCATTCCGGATCGATTAGGACAAGAGGTTTCGCTGAAAATATTGCTGGAAGCCAGCTATGGCAAAATCTATACCGTTCATAGACTGGATAAGGATACCAGCGGACTGATTTTATTTGCTTTAAACGAGCAAGCGCATAAAACACTTTCAGCATTATTTGAAGGAAGAACCATCAATAAACAATATCTAGGCTTGGTTACCGGACGCCTGATGCATACTTCCGGCAGTATTGATGCACCCATTATGGAGCATCCTGCACAGAACGGCACCATGATCACACATCAGAAAGGCAAGCCATCCTTAACAGATTATACGCTGCTAGAGCAATTCCAACAGTATGCATGGGTACAGTTTCGCATCCATACTGGAAGAACCCATCAGATCCGTGTGCATATGAAGCATATCGGTCATAGTATTGTTGGTGATGCCTTGTACGGCGACGGTAAGTTCTTATACTTATCACAACTCAAAAAGAATTTCAAGCTTTCCAAAAAGGAATTGGATGAGCGTCCCATTTTAGGAAGACTTGGCTTACATGCATTTAGTATCAGCTTCACATACAAAGATCAATTGCTACAATTAGAGGCACCTTTGCCGAAAGATTTACATGCATCGCTTCAGCAATTGCGTAAGTTGCAGAAGAAGTAA
- a CDS encoding rRNA pseudouridine synthase: protein MGQQGFRKFMKEELSGAKKKEAFRQEKRKVKAERKAAGDEARKRKFEQQTGQAAPKPTWNKNPKSAAPKKGPAKYAKAKPQQQEQPTKFTIVKKADASMMPLNKFIAHAGVCGRREAAELVKLGHVTVNGDKVFEPGFKVSEKDTVTMKGKKIFLQQNLVYILLNKPKDYITTANDPQGRKTVLDLIKGVTAERVYPVGRLDRNTTGVLLLTNDGELAQKLTHPSFEIKKIYEVKLDKPVVKKDMEAIAAGVTLEDGFVAADAVGYVDSKDKSVIGIELHSGRNRIVRRIFEHLGYDVKNLDRVMFANLTKKNVERGKWRYLNEKEVRLLKYMNQSFVKKQQS from the coding sequence ATGGGACAACAAGGATTCCGCAAGTTCATGAAAGAAGAACTGAGCGGCGCAAAAAAGAAAGAAGCATTCCGTCAGGAAAAGCGTAAAGTAAAAGCAGAAAGAAAGGCGGCAGGCGATGAAGCCAGAAAACGCAAGTTTGAACAACAAACCGGCCAAGCTGCACCAAAACCTACTTGGAATAAGAACCCAAAATCTGCGGCACCTAAGAAAGGACCAGCCAAATACGCGAAAGCCAAACCACAACAACAAGAACAACCCACCAAGTTCACCATCGTCAAGAAAGCAGATGCATCTATGATGCCGCTGAACAAGTTTATTGCACATGCTGGTGTTTGTGGCAGACGTGAAGCCGCTGAGTTGGTGAAATTGGGTCATGTAACCGTAAACGGTGATAAAGTATTTGAGCCCGGATTTAAAGTGTCTGAAAAAGATACTGTGACCATGAAGGGTAAGAAAATATTCTTGCAACAGAACCTGGTATACATCCTCCTCAATAAACCAAAAGATTATATCACAACGGCCAATGATCCACAGGGCAGAAAAACTGTACTGGATTTGATCAAAGGTGTAACTGCTGAGCGGGTATATCCGGTAGGCAGGCTCGATAGAAACACCACCGGGGTTTTGTTACTCACCAATGATGGTGAACTGGCACAGAAGCTCACCCACCCTTCATTCGAAATCAAGAAGATTTATGAAGTGAAGCTGGATAAGCCAGTGGTGAAAAAAGACATGGAAGCCATTGCTGCAGGTGTTACACTGGAAGATGGCTTTGTAGCTGCTGATGCTGTAGGTTATGTGGACAGTAAAGACAAATCAGTGATTGGTATTGAATTGCATAGCGGCCGAAACCGAATTGTACGCAGGATATTTGAACACCTCGGTTATGATGTGAAGAATCTGGATCGTGTAATGTTTGCCAACCTCACCAAGAAGAATGTAGAGAGAGGCAAATGGCGTTACCTGAATGAAAAAGAAGTACGCTTACTGAAATACATGAACCAATCATTCGTCAAAAAACAGCAGTCCTGA
- a CDS encoding response regulator: protein MGKPANILHALLERQIKKHFPAGIPDARLEKLLAEISETYRWYERDKALSDHAYAISEKEYQVVLKNLQSKNELITQSIQQLKEHILQIDPHAAINSFSESDSILATIEYLGALIDQQKQLEEENRLAKEAAESAAKVKSEFLSVMSHEIKTPLNAIIGLSHLLMQQSFTPEQAKNIQTLHTAAENLLNLINDILDYGKIESGKINLNFKPTDIRNLLTHVRNTHLFKAQEKQNNIKLLIDQDLPEWVLCDEVRLNQIMHNLVSNAVKFTSQGNITISATVERETDTSVCIAFSVKDTGIGIPEDKQGIIFERFTQAEADTTRRFGGSGLGLSIVRSILELFNSNIHLKSTADKGSEFYFSLNLEKDLASTPKQATGFSAQNTLDLTGVHVLIVDDIAFNTMVAEQMLANANATSDSAINGAEAIEKIKQEQYDLVLMDIQMPIMDGLEATQQIRQFNQTIPIIALTASSEPEVVTETKDSGMNDFLMKPFNPNDFYALIYEYTKGSKN, encoded by the coding sequence GTGGGTAAGCCAGCCAACATATTACATGCGTTATTAGAGCGACAAATCAAGAAACATTTTCCGGCCGGCATTCCTGATGCACGATTAGAAAAGCTGCTAGCAGAAATCAGCGAAACATATCGATGGTATGAAAGAGATAAAGCATTATCAGATCATGCTTATGCTATTTCTGAAAAAGAGTACCAAGTTGTTCTAAAGAATCTGCAGTCAAAAAATGAATTGATTACACAGTCAATTCAGCAATTAAAAGAACACATCTTACAGATTGACCCACATGCCGCTATCAACTCTTTTTCTGAAAGCGATTCTATTCTAGCTACTATTGAATACTTGGGCGCGCTGATTGATCAACAGAAACAACTGGAAGAAGAAAATCGTCTGGCCAAAGAAGCTGCAGAAAGTGCAGCGAAAGTGAAGAGTGAGTTCTTATCCGTGATGAGTCATGAAATCAAGACGCCACTCAATGCCATCATTGGCTTATCACATTTATTGATGCAGCAAAGCTTTACACCTGAACAAGCTAAAAACATTCAAACACTTCATACAGCAGCAGAAAACCTACTGAATTTAATCAACGATATCCTCGATTACGGGAAAATAGAGAGTGGTAAAATCAACCTCAACTTTAAGCCAACTGATATCAGAAACCTGCTTACCCATGTGCGCAATACGCATTTGTTCAAAGCACAAGAAAAGCAGAACAATATTAAATTACTGATTGATCAGGACTTACCAGAATGGGTATTGTGCGATGAAGTTCGCTTGAATCAAATCATGCACAACCTTGTTTCAAATGCGGTGAAATTTACTTCACAAGGCAATATCACCATTAGCGCTACTGTTGAACGTGAAACAGATACCTCTGTGTGCATTGCCTTCTCCGTGAAAGATACCGGCATTGGTATTCCTGAAGATAAGCAAGGCATCATCTTTGAGCGCTTTACACAAGCAGAAGCCGATACAACCAGAAGATTTGGCGGATCAGGATTGGGGTTATCTATCGTAAGAAGTATACTAGAACTCTTCAATAGTAACATTCACCTGAAAAGCACAGCTGATAAAGGTTCTGAATTTTATTTCTCCCTCAATTTGGAAAAAGATCTTGCCAGCACACCCAAGCAAGCCACAGGGTTTAGTGCACAGAACACGTTAGACCTTACTGGCGTACATGTGTTAATCGTAGATGATATTGCTTTCAACACGATGGTTGCTGAACAAATGCTGGCGAATGCCAATGCCACAAGCGATAGCGCCATAAACGGCGCTGAAGCAATTGAAAAAATTAAGCAAGAACAGTATGATTTGGTATTGATGGATATCCAAATGCCCATAATGGATGGACTGGAAGCCACACAACAGATCAGACAATTCAATCAAACCATACCCATCATTGCACTAACAGCCTCATCCGAACCGGAAGTTGTGACTGAAACCAAAGACAGTGGGATGAATGATTTCCTGATGAAACCATTCAATCCTAATGATTTTTATGCGTTGATTTATGAGTATACGAAAGGCAGCAAGAATTAA
- a CDS encoding Rrf2 family transcriptional regulator, with protein MLSKKTQYALKALSYLAEHYAEGPVLIADIAAHKQIPLKFLESILLNLKHHDLLDSKKGKGGGYFLKQAPKKISVAKAIRAVEGPIALLPCVSLNFYEKCADCDEKTCGVNKVMALTRDATLAVLEKKTLADLMDRH; from the coding sequence ATGCTTTCCAAGAAAACACAATACGCCCTCAAAGCACTAAGCTATCTGGCTGAGCATTACGCCGAGGGGCCTGTCCTGATTGCAGATATTGCTGCACACAAACAAATTCCATTAAAGTTTTTAGAAAGCATTCTCCTCAACCTGAAACACCATGATTTGCTGGATAGCAAAAAGGGTAAGGGTGGTGGATACTTTTTAAAGCAAGCACCCAAGAAGATCAGTGTGGCCAAAGCCATTCGTGCGGTGGAAGGTCCGATAGCCCTACTACCCTGCGTGAGTCTGAACTTTTATGAAAAATGTGCCGACTGTGATGAGAAAACCTGTGGAGTCAATAAAGTAATGGCGCTTACGCGCGATGCAACATTAGCGGTGTTGGAAAAAAAGACACTTGCGGATTTAATGGACAGGCATTAA
- the rlmN gene encoding 23S rRNA (adenine(2503)-C(2))-methyltransferase RlmN — protein MAKQNIRHLSYDDIETYFLEQGEPKFRAKQVYEWLWQKKAGSFEDMSNLSKVLRAKLQEEFDLPALKVDATQYSSDGTIKSRFITHDGHKVEGVLIPTEERKTACVSSQIGCSLSCKFCATGYMERKRNLSFDEIYDEVVLINQQSERVYEKKLSNIVFMGMGEPLLNYSNVLRAIERITAEDGLGMSPRRITVSTAGVAKQIKKLGDDGVRFKLALSLHAANDVKRNEIMPINETNNIRVLIDALNYFYKKTGNEITFEYILFKDFNDSLKDAEELVKIYRQVPADLVNIIEYNPIDFFNYTKPDEEGIERFMSYLEKNRVNARLRRSRGKDIDAACGQLANKDRL, from the coding sequence ATGGCAAAGCAGAATATTCGACATTTAAGTTATGATGATATTGAAACCTATTTTCTAGAACAAGGCGAGCCAAAGTTCCGTGCAAAGCAGGTTTATGAGTGGTTATGGCAGAAAAAAGCCGGCAGTTTTGAGGATATGTCGAACCTGAGCAAAGTACTGCGTGCCAAGCTGCAGGAAGAATTTGATTTACCGGCCCTGAAAGTGGATGCCACCCAATACAGCAGCGATGGCACAATTAAAAGTCGATTTATCACGCATGATGGTCATAAAGTTGAGGGTGTGCTCATTCCAACTGAAGAAAGAAAGACCGCTTGTGTGTCTTCCCAAATTGGTTGCAGCCTCAGCTGTAAGTTCTGCGCAACAGGTTATATGGAGCGCAAGCGTAACCTCAGCTTTGATGAAATCTACGATGAAGTCGTGCTCATCAACCAGCAGAGTGAACGTGTGTATGAAAAGAAACTAAGCAATATCGTATTCATGGGTATGGGTGAACCCCTGCTCAACTATAGCAATGTATTAAGAGCCATTGAACGCATTACTGCTGAAGATGGATTGGGTATGAGCCCAAGAAGAATTACGGTTTCCACTGCAGGTGTTGCCAAGCAAATCAAAAAGCTGGGCGATGATGGTGTAAGATTTAAGTTGGCGCTTTCTTTACACGCTGCCAATGATGTGAAGCGAAATGAGATCATGCCCATCAATGAAACCAATAATATCCGGGTACTAATTGATGCCTTGAATTATTTCTATAAAAAGACCGGTAACGAAATCACTTTTGAATACATCCTCTTTAAAGATTTCAATGATTCACTGAAAGACGCTGAAGAGTTGGTGAAGATTTATCGCCAAGTGCCTGCAGATTTGGTGAATATCATTGAATACAATCCCATCGACTTCTTCAACTATACCAAACCAGATGAAGAAGGTATTGAACGCTTTATGAGCTACTTGGAAAAGAATCGAGTGAATGCCAGATTGCGCAGAAGCAGGGGTAAAGACATTGACGCAGCCTGCGGACAGTTAGCCAATAAGGACCGACTTTAA